One genomic window of Elaeis guineensis isolate ETL-2024a chromosome 2, EG11, whole genome shotgun sequence includes the following:
- the LOC105049816 gene encoding uncharacterized protein → MATPAFLLWSSAAASSSSQEDRNDGSAAQNGLPPPPDPAAKESSLARPKPKKASKAAAPKRPPQRGLGVAQLERLRLQERPSREVHSFPGQLPVYDYSPAVAPLGAYGAPAPPPAPAGVAAYGSGWVQARGMCYIQQCRPASPGLAGYDGAAASTVRSVLHEQYSLDRYRMGMAGGEGRFQVGSPFPEPPSNQKMQCFSDQCEFCARKKRLFGDNPGFSGNNGVDYFEMDLAAAMAVDQESQGLYGCGPRRGKAMMESSETIKEFDFFPQSRSASVGHSEFGNRGAGDAFSSSSSSAAASPSFIDLSLKLSV, encoded by the exons ATGGCGACTCCGGCATTCCTCCTCTGGTCCTCCGCtgctgcctcctcctcctcccaggAGGACAGAAACGACGGCAGCGCCGCGCAGAATGGACTCCCGCCCCCGCCGGATCCGGCGGCCAAAGAGTCCTCCCTAGCGAGGCCGAAGCCGAAGAAGGCCTCCAAGGCGGCGGCCCCCAAGAGACCCCCTCAGCGAGGCCTCGGCGTAGCCCAGCTCGAGCGCCTCCGCCTCCAGGAGCGCCCCTCCCGCGAGGTCCATTCATTCCCGGGCCAGCTTCCCGTCTACGATTACTCGCCCGCCGTCGCCCCTCTCGGCGCCTACGGCGCCCCCGCCCCGCCTCCAGCCCCTGCCGGGGTCGCCGCCTACGGCAGTGGTTGGGTGCAGGCGAGGGGGATGTGCTACATCCAGCAGTGCCGGCCGGCAAGCCCGGGACTGGCAGGGTACGACGGCGCCGCCGCCTCCACCGTCCGATCGGTGCTCCACGAGCAGTACTCGTTAGATCGGTACCGGATGGGGATGGCAGGTGGGGAGGGCCGGTTCCAGGTCGGGAGTCCATTTCCAGAGCCCCCTTCAAACCAAAAGATGCAGTGCTTCTCCGATCAGTGCGAGTTCTGTGCCAGG AAGAAGCGCCTGTTCGGCGACAATCCAGGGTTTAGCGGAAACAACGGCGTGGATTACTTCGAGATGGATCTGGCCGCCGCTATGGCCGTTGATCAG GAATCGCAGGGCTTGTATGGATGCGGGCCGAGAAGGGGGAAAGCGATGATGGAGAGCAGTGAGACGATCAAGGAGTTCGACTTCTTCCCCCAGAGCCGGAGCGCGTCCGTGGGACATTCCGAGTTCGGTAATCGGGGGGCCGGAGatgccttctcctcctcctcttcctccgccGCCGCTTCTCCTAGTTTCATCGACCTCTCTCTTAAGCTCTCCGTCTAA